The Campylobacter sp. CN_NE2 genome contains a region encoding:
- a CDS encoding type IV pilus twitching motility protein PilT — translation MRGLEGNESVDLNNLNYAQRDRLNKYLDFLVQNGGSDLHIKSGSVIRGRINGELVKFSKNVFTQQDGIELSKVLLRTRFEELLKNKSVDFTYALNENYRFRVNIFFQIDGISMVFRTIPVKIPTIDELGLPESIKKICDETMRGIILLTGPTGSGKTTTIASMINRINQSRTSHIVTIEDPVEFVFKDDKCVINQRAIGEDCNTFADSIRAALREDPDIIFVGEMRDLETIETALHAAETGHLVFSTLHTVDAKETIGRIITMFEPSEQERIKITLAAVIEAVISQRLAKTTDDKRCAVVEIMRKNTRIKDMILEGRDGEIPDAIADGRYTYGMQTFDQHLLDLYDTGVLTKSEALDKASKRSDLDLMMKNADLAKKQKANLEAGQDINAGMEDEVVQLKEL, via the coding sequence ATGCGAGGACTAGAAGGAAACGAGAGCGTTGATTTAAACAACCTAAACTACGCTCAAAGGGATAGATTAAACAAATATCTTGATTTTTTGGTTCAAAACGGCGGTAGCGATTTGCATATCAAATCAGGCAGCGTGATTCGCGGTCGTATTAACGGAGAGCTTGTCAAATTTAGTAAAAATGTTTTTACACAACAAGACGGCATTGAGCTTTCAAAAGTGCTTCTTAGAACGAGATTTGAAGAGCTTTTGAAAAACAAAAGCGTGGATTTTACTTATGCGTTAAATGAAAATTATCGCTTCCGTGTAAATATTTTCTTTCAAATTGACGGCATTAGCATGGTTTTTAGAACGATTCCTGTTAAGATTCCTACTATTGACGAGCTTGGACTTCCTGAATCGATTAAGAAAATTTGCGATGAGACAATGCGTGGTATTATTTTGCTAACAGGACCAACTGGAAGCGGTAAAACAACTACAATCGCAAGTATGATAAATAGAATAAATCAAAGCAGAACAAGCCATATTGTAACTATCGAAGACCCGGTAGAATTTGTTTTCAAAGATGATAAATGTGTGATAAACCAACGAGCTATCGGCGAAGACTGCAACACTTTTGCCGATTCAATTCGCGCCGCGTTACGGGAAGACCCTGATATTATTTTCGTAGGCGAGATGCGGGACTTAGAGACTATCGAAACAGCGCTTCACGCAGCTGAAACAGGACACCTTGTGTTTTCGACACTTCACACTGTCGATGCAAAAGAGACAATCGGTCGTATCATAACTATGTTTGAACCAAGCGAACAAGAACGGATAAAAATCACCCTTGCTGCGGTTATCGAAGCGGTTATTTCTCAACGCTTAGCCAAAACAACGGACGACAAGCGATGCGCGGTTGTTGAGATTATGCGAAAAAATACTCGTATCAAAGATATGATTTTAGAGGGTCGCGACGGCGAAATCCCTGATGCGATAGCCGATGGACGATATACTTACGGCATGCAGACATTTGACCAACATTTGCTAGATCTTTATGATACCGGCGTGCTTACGAAAAGCGAAGCGCTAGATAAAGCTTCAAAACGAAGCGACCTTGACTTGATGATGAAAAATGCCGATTTAGCCAAAAAACAAAAGGCAAATTTGGAAGCAGGGCAAGATATAAATGCCGGTATGGAAGACGAAGTCGTTCAATTAAAAGAGTTATAG
- the lysA gene encoding diaminopimelate decarboxylase: MNYNEIATKFGTPLYVYDFDAIEKNYLALKNSFNARKSLVCFAVKANSNLSVLKHLANLGSGFDCVSIGEVKRALAAGANSYKIVFSGVGKQDFELKEALENDILMINLESYAEMLRLESVAKELGKEARISIRVNPNVDAKTHPYISTGLNENKFGVSIDEAKKMYIYAKNSEFLNPVGIHFHIGSQLTDIAPIIEASGIVSKLLRELLALKIEIKFFDIGGGIGIKYQSEEEINLYDYAQGILANLSGLDVTIVCEPGRFLVGNAGIFLTKVLYEKKNNEKRFVVVDGAMNDLIRPSLYGAYHEISVVNSASSQNSPCDIVGPICESGDFLAKGVELPNLNSGDLLCVKSAGAYGFTMSSNYNSRGRAAEVAVQGGKARLIRKRESFEDLIALEKEYL, encoded by the coding sequence ATGAATTATAATGAAATAGCCACTAAATTTGGCACACCGCTTTATGTTTATGATTTTGACGCGATAGAAAAAAACTATTTAGCTCTAAAAAATTCATTTAACGCAAGAAAATCGCTCGTTTGTTTTGCCGTAAAAGCAAATTCAAATTTAAGCGTTTTAAAGCATTTAGCAAATTTAGGAAGCGGATTTGACTGCGTTAGTATCGGCGAAGTAAAACGCGCCCTAGCAGCAGGAGCAAATTCTTATAAAATCGTATTTTCAGGGGTTGGCAAACAAGATTTTGAGTTAAAAGAAGCCTTAGAAAACGATATTTTGATGATAAATTTAGAAAGCTATGCTGAAATGCTTCGCCTTGAAAGCGTGGCAAAAGAGCTTGGCAAAGAAGCTAGAATTTCAATCCGTGTAAATCCAAATGTTGATGCCAAAACGCACCCGTATATCTCAACAGGTCTAAATGAAAATAAATTTGGCGTTAGCATTGATGAAGCAAAAAAAATGTATATTTATGCAAAAAATAGCGAATTTTTAAACCCTGTTGGAATTCACTTTCACATAGGTTCGCAACTAACCGATATTGCCCCTATTATCGAAGCTAGCGGCATTGTAAGCAAACTTTTGCGAGAGCTTTTGGCACTAAAAATAGAGATTAAATTCTTTGACATTGGTGGAGGAATAGGCATAAAATACCAAAGCGAAGAAGAGATAAATTTATACGATTACGCACAAGGAATTTTAGCTAATCTTAGTGGTCTAGATGTAACAATCGTATGCGAACCGGGGCGATTTTTGGTAGGAAATGCCGGAATTTTCCTAACAAAAGTTTTATATGAAAAGAAAAATAACGAAAAACGCTTTGTCGTGGTCGATGGTGCGATGAACGATTTAATAAGGCCAAGCTTATATGGCGCTTACCACGAAATTTCTGTTGTAAATTCGGCTAGTTCGCAAAATTCGCCTTGCGATATAGTTGGTCCTATTTGTGAAAGCGGAGATTTTTTGGCAAAGGGCGTGGAGCTACCAAATTTAAATAGTGGCGATTTGCTTTGCGTAAAAAGTGCAGGGGCGTATGGCTTTACTATGTCGAGTAATTACAATTCTCGTGGCAGAGCCGCAGAAGTCGCCGTGCAGGGTGGCAAAGCTAGACTTATTCGCAAACGAGAGAGTTTTGAAGATTTAATCGCACTTGAAAAGGAATATTTGTGA
- the hisC gene encoding histidinol-phosphate transaminase produces MKFNEFVENLSNYEAGKPIELVVREFGIDKDDVIKLASNENPMGTSKKVQKAIEKNARNAHLYPDDSMFELKGALAKFYNVGEKNIIIGSGSDQIIEFALHAKTSAKTAILTAGVTFAMYGIYAAHCESKVYRTKSQMHDLAEFLEIYNAHKDEIGVIFLCLPNNPLGECLDAKEVYEFIRKIDENVLVVIDGAYNEFATYKDKNKEIRPEFIVKNFKNVLYLGTFSKLYGLGGMRIGYGVADENIINALYKLRPPFNVTTISLVAALAALKDEKFVKETLKNNFKEMKKYEKFADENGINFINSYTNFITFVFDEMFDSTAISNALLKKGIIVRNLKGYGLNAIRITIGLPKQNDKLLKTLEKYL; encoded by the coding sequence ATGAAATTTAACGAATTTGTAGAAAATTTAAGTAATTACGAAGCAGGAAAGCCGATTGAGCTAGTCGTGCGTGAATTTGGCATCGACAAAGATGATGTTATCAAACTAGCAAGCAATGAAAATCCAATGGGAACTAGCAAAAAAGTTCAAAAGGCGATTGAAAAAAATGCACGAAATGCGCATTTATACCCTGATGATTCTATGTTTGAGCTAAAAGGGGCGTTAGCTAAATTTTATAATGTTGGCGAAAAAAATATCATCATCGGTTCAGGAAGCGACCAGATAATCGAATTTGCACTTCATGCAAAAACGAGTGCGAAAACTGCCATTTTAACGGCAGGAGTTACATTTGCGATGTATGGAATTTACGCGGCTCACTGCGAAAGCAAAGTTTATCGCACAAAATCGCAAATGCACGATTTGGCTGAATTTTTAGAAATTTATAACGCACACAAAGATGAAATCGGCGTGATTTTTCTTTGTTTGCCAAACAATCCGTTAGGCGAGTGTTTGGACGCAAAAGAAGTTTATGAATTTATTCGCAAAATCGACGAAAATGTGCTAGTTGTCATCGACGGCGCTTATAACGAATTTGCGACATATAAAGATAAAAATAAAGAGATTAGACCTGAATTTATCGTTAAAAATTTCAAAAATGTTCTTTATCTTGGCACTTTTTCTAAACTTTATGGTTTAGGGGGCATGCGTATAGGATATGGCGTAGCAGATGAAAATATCATAAATGCTCTTTATAAACTTCGTCCGCCGTTTAATGTAACAACTATCAGCCTAGTTGCGGCATTAGCTGCGCTTAAAGATGAAAAATTTGTAAAAGAGACTTTAAAAAACAATTTCAAAGAGATGAAAAAATATGAAAAATTTGCCGACGAAAACGGCATAAATTTCATAAATTCATATACGAATTTTATCACTTTCGTTTTTGATGAGATGTTTGATAGCACGGCTATTTCAAATGCGTTACTTAAAAAAGGCATAATCGTGCGAAATCTAAAAGGCTATGGCTTAAACGCAATTCGCATTACCATAGGGCTGCCAAAACAAAACGATAAGTTACTTAAAACGCTTGAAAAGTATTTGTAA
- the serB gene encoding phosphoserine phosphatase SerB, whose translation MIKLCVFDFDSTLMDGETITEFARSVGKEKEVADITRRAMAGELDFFESLVERVAYLKGVKVSEIEKIAKNLPFITGAKELIAYLKSKNIKVVVFSGGYHIATDHAKKVLGFDASFANILHEKDGVLTGLVGGEIMFGYSKGAMLRELKSLLNLKSDEVMCVGDGANDVSMFREAGLKIAFCAHEVLKKEATHCVDTKDLREVMKYV comes from the coding sequence ATGATTAAACTTTGTGTTTTTGATTTTGATAGCACACTTATGGACGGCGAGACTATAACCGAGTTTGCTAGAAGTGTCGGAAAAGAAAAAGAAGTTGCCGATATTACAAGAAGAGCAATGGCGGGCGAGCTTGATTTTTTTGAAAGCTTGGTTGAAAGGGTTGCGTATTTAAAGGGCGTTAAGGTAAGCGAAATAGAAAAAATCGCTAAGAATTTGCCTTTCATCACAGGCGCAAAAGAGCTTATAGCTTATCTAAAATCAAAAAATATCAAAGTCGTTGTTTTTAGCGGCGGCTACCACATAGCAACCGATCATGCCAAAAAAGTTTTAGGATTTGATGCTAGTTTTGCAAACATTTTGCACGAAAAAGACGGCGTCCTAACGGGACTTGTGGGCGGAGAGATAATGTTTGGCTACTCAAAAGGGGCGATGTTAAGAGAGTTAAAATCGCTTTTAAATTTAAAATCTGATGAAGTTATGTGCGTTGGGGACGGCGCAAACGATGTTTCGATGTTTCGTGAAGCTGGTCTAAAAATCGCATTTTGCGCTCACGAAGTTTTGAAAAAAGAGGCAACGCATTGTGTGGATACAAAAGATTTAAGGGAGGTTATGAAATATGTATAA
- a CDS encoding transaldolase yields the protein MYNEKVKFSLWCDFLERDFIDGEFNELIKNGTINGATSNPSIFKNAFLNSPAYAEAKEEFKKKEPKKLYEILATQDIRSAAESLLKNYINADDGFVSIEVDPNLSNKAEATFKDGKHLYGAIGMPNVMIKVPATKDGYEAMSELIRKGINVNATLIFSPEQTKKCLEAFEEGIAGFKRYFPKANLPKAVISIFVSRFDRMLDEKMANAGLPKAKVGIINAMKCYNIIKEANLSFVKPLFASTGVKGDELPKDYYVSELLFENCINTAPLDTIKAFIKTENSPKVPLTNEQIDEFFEKVKNAGIDMKKVYKKLLDDGLEQFIIAFDDIIKALKKG from the coding sequence ATGTATAACGAAAAGGTTAAATTTAGCCTTTGGTGCGACTTTTTGGAGCGTGATTTTATTGACGGCGAATTTAACGAGCTTATAAAAAACGGCACGATTAACGGAGCGACTTCAAATCCGTCTATTTTCAAAAACGCTTTTTTAAATTCCCCTGCTTACGCAGAAGCAAAGGAAGAATTTAAGAAAAAAGAGCCAAAAAAACTTTATGAAATTTTAGCTACGCAAGATATACGAAGTGCAGCAGAAAGCTTACTTAAAAACTACATAAACGCAGATGACGGCTTTGTTAGTATCGAAGTCGATCCAAATTTAAGCAACAAAGCAGAAGCCACATTTAAAGACGGCAAACATCTCTACGGTGCAATCGGTATGCCAAATGTTATGATAAAAGTCCCTGCCACAAAGGACGGATATGAAGCGATGAGCGAACTAATACGCAAGGGCATAAATGTAAATGCGACTTTGATTTTTTCGCCTGAGCAGACTAAAAAATGCCTTGAAGCCTTTGAAGAGGGCATTGCAGGATTTAAAAGATACTTCCCAAAAGCAAATTTACCAAAAGCGGTTATTAGCATTTTTGTTAGCCGTTTTGATAGAATGCTTGATGAAAAAATGGCTAACGCAGGTCTGCCAAAAGCAAAAGTGGGTATAATTAATGCTATGAAATGCTACAATATCATAAAAGAAGCGAATTTAAGCTTCGTTAAACCGCTTTTTGCTAGCACGGGCGTTAAGGGCGATGAGTTACCAAAAGATTATTATGTGAGCGAACTTTTATTTGAAAACTGCATAAATACCGCTCCGCTTGATACAATAAAAGCGTTTATAAAAACCGAAAATTCGCCAAAGGTGCCACTAACAAACGAGCAAATCGACGAATTTTTCGAAAAGGTCAAAAACGCAGGAATTGACATGAAAAAAGTTTATAAAAAGTTGCTTGATGACGGATTGGAACAATTCATCATCGCATTTGACGATATAATCAAAGCTTTAAAGAAAGGATAA
- a CDS encoding HAD-IIA family hydrolase — MSFLIDVQGTLLSDSDKSPIKGAKELINFLNEKNLPYVVITNNTKAKSDDFLANLRGKGLDIKDGSYLDPFCVLNRFIAPCDAALFGADEFKQTMQNLGFTQNLKSKNAVLVASWDDFKFSEFANMIELVLGGAKFIPLHETSIYKKNGRLYPGVGAVANMIKTATNCEFKAVGKPSLAFYEEALRLLNLQKNGLKFSDITIISDDALGDLKGAKALGMKTALVLSGKVEKVENSGVEPKILDFVFKSVDEFLGAISAKY; from the coding sequence GTGAGCTTTTTGATCGATGTTCAAGGAACTTTGCTTAGCGATAGCGACAAAAGTCCGATAAAAGGGGCAAAAGAGCTAATAAATTTTTTGAACGAGAAAAATTTGCCCTATGTGGTTATCACAAATAACACAAAGGCAAAAAGCGATGATTTTTTAGCGAATTTAAGGGGTAAGGGGCTAGATATAAAGGACGGCTCTTACCTTGATCCATTTTGCGTTTTAAATCGCTTTATAGCTCCATGCGATGCGGCACTTTTTGGGGCGGACGAATTTAAACAAACTATGCAAAATTTGGGTTTTACGCAAAATTTAAAATCAAAAAATGCAGTCCTTGTGGCAAGCTGGGACGATTTTAAATTTAGCGAATTTGCAAATATGATTGAGCTTGTTTTGGGTGGAGCGAAATTTATCCCGCTACATGAAACTAGCATTTACAAAAAAAACGGACGGCTCTATCCGGGCGTGGGTGCGGTCGCAAATATGATAAAAACAGCCACAAACTGCGAATTTAAGGCAGTTGGAAAGCCAAGTTTGGCATTTTATGAAGAGGCGTTAAGACTATTAAATTTACAAAAAAACGGGCTTAAATTTAGCGATATAACTATCATTAGCGATGACGCGCTTGGCGATTTAAAAGGCGCAAAAGCGCTTGGTATGAAAACGGCTTTGGTGCTTAGCGGAAAAGTTGAAAAGGTGGAAAATTCCGGCGTTGAGCCTAAAATTTTGGATTTTGTTTTTAAAAGTGTAGATGAGTTTTTAGGAGCGATAAGTGCAAAATATTGA
- a CDS encoding 50S ribosomal protein L25/general stress protein Ctc has translation MLEGIVRESIGKRSSKALKRDGYLIANIYAKGFENINAAFKSNDFIKAVRAKTTLPFEVKVGKKTYKVVIQEYQKHPVTNALLHVDLRVVDDKEVSKYLIPVKVVGIAKGLKNKGVLVQSKRRLAVKCAGKDIPNDFTLDVTELDVGDSILVRDIVLPKGVSIIEKESVAVVGVLTAK, from the coding sequence ATGTTAGAAGGTATCGTTAGAGAGAGTATCGGTAAAAGGTCTTCAAAAGCCTTGAAAAGAGATGGTTATCTAATCGCAAACATTTACGCGAAAGGATTTGAAAATATAAACGCTGCGTTTAAATCAAATGATTTTATAAAAGCAGTTAGAGCCAAAACTACACTTCCTTTTGAAGTAAAAGTTGGCAAAAAAACCTACAAAGTTGTTATCCAAGAATATCAAAAACACCCTGTAACAAACGCTTTGTTGCATGTTGATTTGCGTGTTGTTGATGACAAAGAGGTCAGCAAATATCTAATCCCTGTTAAAGTCGTAGGTATCGCAAAAGGTCTTAAAAACAAAGGTGTCTTGGTGCAATCAAAAAGACGCCTAGCCGTAAAATGCGCAGGAAAAGATATTCCAAATGATTTCACGCTTGATGTAACTGAGCTTGATGTGGGCGATTCTATCCTAGTTAGAGATATTGTGCTTCCAAAAGGCGTTAGCATTATCGAAAAAGAATCAGTCGCAGTTGTCGGAGTTTTGACAGCTAAATAA
- the pheA gene encoding prephenate dehydratase codes for MQNIDDLRNCIDEVDMQILELLDKRMDFVKKIGELKNSTGTAIYRPERERAIISRLGSAKTKNLSKSAIEAIFFEIFSVSRNLEKPQVVAFLGPFGTHTHQAAQSRFGAVSSYLPLSNIEAVFKELINGGAKYGVVPIENNTEGAVGVTLDCLRKYDSVKIVAEIYMDIHHSFASNCTDIGEIKTIFSHPQGYNQCRKFLDDHNLIGAEFIPTKSTALAAKTASQTPNSAAICSKIAANLYDLPIVFEKIEDNSANRTRFFVLSDFKNQKSEHDKTSILAKTDDRPGGLVELLQMFRNEGINLTKLESRPEKAKNFRYGFYIDFEGHIDDEKVKRVLEDAHKRGHEISWLGSYINGEIQ; via the coding sequence GTGCAAAATATTGATGATTTGAGAAATTGCATAGATGAAGTCGATATGCAAATTTTGGAACTTCTTGATAAAAGAATGGATTTTGTCAAAAAAATCGGCGAGTTAAAAAACTCAACAGGAACGGCGATTTACAGACCTGAACGCGAAAGGGCGATAATTTCTAGGCTAGGAAGCGCAAAAACAAAAAATTTAAGCAAAAGTGCGATCGAAGCGATATTTTTTGAGATTTTTTCGGTTTCAAGAAATTTGGAAAAACCGCAAGTTGTCGCATTTTTAGGACCTTTTGGAACGCATACTCATCAAGCAGCGCAAAGTCGTTTTGGCGCGGTTAGCTCGTATCTGCCACTTTCAAACATAGAAGCAGTTTTTAAAGAGCTTATAAACGGCGGTGCTAAATACGGCGTCGTGCCGATAGAAAACAACACAGAAGGCGCAGTTGGCGTTACGCTTGATTGTTTGCGAAAATACGATAGCGTGAAGATTGTGGCTGAAATTTATATGGATATTCATCACTCATTTGCTAGTAACTGCACCGATATTGGCGAGATTAAGACGATTTTTTCGCACCCGCAAGGCTATAATCAATGTCGCAAATTTTTAGACGATCACAATCTAATAGGGGCTGAATTTATCCCTACAAAATCAACGGCATTAGCAGCTAAAACAGCTTCTCAAACGCCAAATTCGGCGGCGATTTGCTCAAAAATAGCGGCGAATTTATATGATCTTCCGATTGTTTTTGAAAAAATCGAAGATAATTCGGCAAATCGAACTAGATTTTTTGTGTTAAGTGATTTTAAAAATCAAAAAAGCGAACACGATAAAACAAGCATTTTGGCTAAAACTGACGATAGACCGGGTGGTCTAGTCGAACTTCTTCAAATGTTTAGAAACGAAGGTATAAATTTGACTAAACTTGAAAGCAGACCGGAAAAAGCCAAAAATTTTAGATACGGGTTTTACATAGATTTTGAAGGTCATATCGATGATGAAAAGGTTAAGCGTGTGCTAGAAGATGCGCACAAAAGGGGTCACGAAATATCGTGGTTAGGAAGTTATATAAACGGAGAGATACAATGA
- the pth gene encoding aminoacyl-tRNA hydrolase — protein sequence MILIVGLGNPGDEYKNTRHNVGFMLIDELINDGGFDAVGSPSKFKGELYKKGSLLLLKPQTFMNLSGNSVKAVKDFYKPERIIVIHDDIDLKFGAMKFKFGGSSGGHNGIKSIDNLIGNEYERVRIGVGRSENSLPNSANSVNSKNSANSPLSQISNLSNLNLPNFKPNTANFVLSNFNANEKECLKEILKYAKNGLLELIKSNINEISAKFNTKNCLKD from the coding sequence ATGATACTTATCGTAGGTTTAGGAAACCCGGGAGATGAGTATAAAAATACAAGGCATAATGTAGGATTTATGCTGATTGACGAGCTTATAAATGACGGCGGTTTCGACGCCGTCGGAAGCCCCTCAAAATTCAAAGGCGAACTTTATAAAAAAGGTTCGCTTCTACTTTTAAAACCACAAACTTTTATGAATTTAAGCGGAAATTCGGTAAAAGCAGTTAAAGATTTTTACAAACCCGAACGCATTATCGTTATTCACGACGACATTGATTTAAAATTTGGTGCTATGAAGTTTAAATTTGGTGGGTCTAGCGGCGGACACAACGGCATAAAGTCAATCGATAATCTAATCGGTAACGAATACGAGCGAGTTCGCATAGGCGTGGGACGAAGCGAAAATTCTTTGCCGAATTCGGCGAATTCCGTGAATTCAAAAAATTCAGCAAATTCTCCGCTTTCACAAATTTCAAATTTATCAAATCTAAATTTGCCAAATTTCAAACCAAACACGGCAAATTTTGTCTTATCAAATTTCAATGCAAACGAAAAAGAGTGTTTAAAAGAGATTTTAAAATATGCCAAAAATGGGCTTTTAGAGCTGATAAAATCAAATATTAACGAAATTTCGGCAAAATTCAACACGAAAAACTGCTTGAAGGATTAA
- a CDS encoding LptF/LptG family permease: MKLYSRYVGYVYFKYVVILFIALECFYVGIDVLTNLKDFPQSANTALLYIALTASVAVTYTLPLSLIFALIITAFNMIRSNEFVSFYALGVSKNSFIVPPFLIALIITLIYIGLNNTPFAYSLRFQKNLTNFSQIWSLSNDMFLKFEGKYIYIKELNPGAKAASDIAFFEVKDNALISKSSSQKGVYEDKKWHFSELNTTILPSEFELGKDGLKYEIQNDITALGGFDPNTIESVYDSANVYTISEAIKSIKTFKSQGINVGSIKANLYNMIFFPLFAPLMVLILYYYLPVTGRFFNLALLSFGFFIATLCIWGVLFVLIRFSLNGVIMPELGIILPIFAIFLFALYLVFKHR; the protein is encoded by the coding sequence TTGAAGCTTTACTCGCGATATGTAGGCTATGTTTATTTTAAATATGTCGTTATTTTGTTTATCGCATTGGAGTGCTTTTATGTCGGCATTGATGTGCTAACAAATTTAAAAGACTTCCCGCAAAGCGCAAACACAGCTCTTTTATATATCGCATTAACCGCGAGTGTAGCTGTAACCTACACGCTTCCTTTAAGCCTGATTTTTGCGTTAATCATCACAGCTTTTAATATGATTCGTAGCAACGAATTTGTTAGTTTTTACGCGCTTGGAGTTAGTAAAAATTCATTTATAGTTCCGCCATTTTTGATAGCTTTAATCATAACGCTTATTTATATCGGCTTAAATAACACCCCGTTTGCATACTCGCTCCGTTTTCAAAAGAATTTGACGAATTTCTCGCAAATTTGGTCGCTTAGCAATGATATGTTTTTGAAATTTGAAGGCAAATATATCTACATAAAAGAGCTAAATCCGGGGGCAAAAGCCGCAAGTGATATTGCATTTTTTGAAGTTAAAGATAATGCTTTGATTTCAAAATCAAGTAGCCAAAAAGGCGTTTATGAAGATAAAAAATGGCATTTTAGCGAGTTAAATACTACCATTTTGCCGAGCGAATTTGAGCTTGGAAAAGATGGTTTGAAATATGAAATCCAAAACGACATAACCGCTCTTGGCGGATTTGATCCAAATACAATCGAAAGCGTTTATGATTCGGCAAATGTTTATACCATTTCAGAAGCCATAAAATCGATAAAAACCTTTAAATCACAAGGCATAAATGTCGGCTCAATCAAGGCAAATTTATACAATATGATTTTCTTTCCGCTTTTTGCACCGCTTATGGTTTTGATTTTGTATTATTATCTGCCGGTTACCGGACGATTTTTTAATCTTGCACTTTTAAGCTTTGGATTTTTTATCGCTACACTTTGCATTTGGGGCGTTTTGTTTGTTTTGATTCGTTTTTCTCTTAACGGCGTGATTATGCCTGAACTTGGCATTATTTTGCCGATTTTTGCTATATTTTTGTTTGCATTATATCTCGTTTTTAAGCATCGTTAA
- a CDS encoding UDP-2,3-diacylglucosamine diphosphatase: MARIYKIKNGAIFLSDAHANTNRANFRAFLQELNSLENENLPSQIFMLGDMFDFLANTTYSQKFYEFEINLINEISKKCEIFYFEGNHDFNLAEIFPSVKVFSHYDQPTSFKTEFGEILQISHGDIFLPKITQISLLFLRNRQFLKFMNFIDEICKFKISKAILKSQEDKILYKKAENFMNFIKPKIHNYNAKIVVEGHYHQDEILKFENQTYINLNSFAVTQKIYKFDAKSNKFDEFCLNLNLK, translated from the coding sequence GTGGCAAGAATTTATAAAATTAAAAACGGTGCGATTTTTTTAAGCGACGCTCACGCAAATACAAACAGAGCGAATTTTCGTGCATTTTTGCAAGAGTTAAATTCGCTTGAAAATGAGAATTTGCCAAGCCAAATTTTTATGCTTGGCGATATGTTTGATTTTTTGGCAAATACGACATATTCGCAAAAATTTTATGAATTTGAGATAAATTTGATAAATGAAATTTCAAAAAAATGCGAGATTTTTTATTTTGAAGGCAACCATGATTTTAATCTAGCAGAGATTTTTCCGAGCGTAAAAGTTTTTAGCCACTACGACCAACCGACTTCATTTAAAACCGAATTTGGCGAGATTTTGCAGATTTCTCACGGCGATATTTTTCTGCCAAAGATAACGCAAATTTCACTTTTGTTTTTGCGAAATAGACAATTTTTAAAATTTATGAATTTTATCGATGAAATTTGCAAATTTAAGATTTCAAAAGCCATTTTAAAATCGCAAGAAGATAAAATTTTGTATAAAAAGGCTGAAAATTTTATGAATTTTATAAAACCAAAAATTCATAACTATAACGCTAAAATCGTCGTCGAGGGTCATTATCATCAAGATGAAATTCTAAAATTTGAAAATCAAACATATATAAATTTAAATTCATTTGCCGTTACGCAAAAAATTTATAAATTCGACGCAAAAAGCAATAAATTTGATGAATTTTGTCTAAATTTAAATTTAAAATAG